A DNA window from Amycolatopsis sp. DSM 110486 contains the following coding sequences:
- a CDS encoding class I SAM-dependent methyltransferase has product MSSRLADDSAGDADYGEIGKVYTGFRNPDPRIAATVLASLGDAKTVLNVGAGAGSYEPADRRVTAVEPSASMRALRRADRPAVDATAEDLPFGDNSFDAAMATFTVHQWPDLAKGLGEVRRVTKGPVAILTCDPDRVRDFWLYEYAPEVLDTEARRYPAISEIAKYLGDTEVVPVPVPRDCVDGFNEAYYARPEMLLKPAARQACSAWSFVDAAAEERFTRKLTSDLADGTWAAKYDALKEQPAFDGSLLLVIGR; this is encoded by the coding sequence GTGAGCAGCAGACTGGCCGACGACAGCGCAGGCGACGCGGACTACGGCGAGATCGGCAAGGTCTACACCGGGTTCCGCAACCCCGACCCCCGCATCGCCGCCACGGTCTTGGCGTCGCTCGGGGACGCGAAGACCGTGCTGAACGTCGGAGCCGGCGCGGGGTCGTACGAGCCGGCCGACCGCCGAGTGACGGCCGTGGAGCCGTCCGCGTCGATGCGGGCGCTGCGGCGCGCGGACAGGCCCGCGGTGGATGCGACGGCGGAGGATCTTCCGTTCGGGGACAACAGCTTCGACGCGGCAATGGCGACGTTCACCGTGCACCAGTGGCCGGATCTCGCGAAGGGGCTGGGCGAGGTCCGGCGCGTCACGAAGGGTCCCGTCGCGATCCTGACGTGCGATCCCGACCGAGTTCGGGACTTCTGGTTGTACGAGTACGCCCCCGAAGTGCTCGACACAGAGGCGCGCCGGTACCCGGCGATCAGCGAGATCGCGAAGTACCTGGGCGACACCGAGGTCGTGCCCGTGCCGGTGCCGCGCGACTGCGTCGACGGGTTCAACGAGGCGTACTACGCGCGGCCGGAGATGCTGCTGAAGCCGGCGGCGCGGCAGGCGTGTTCGGCGTGGAGCTTTGTCGACGCCGCGGCCGAGGAGCGCTTCACCCGCAAGCTGACCAGCGATCTCGCCGACGGGACCTGGGCCGCGAAGTATGACGCGCTCAAGGAGCAACCCGCGTTCGACGGCTCCCTCCTGCTCGTGATCGGCCGCTGA